In one Achromobacter spanius genomic region, the following are encoded:
- the glgA gene encoding glycogen synthase GlgA yields the protein MATTILIVAAEAFPLAKTGGLGDAITGMTRAMVQRGVPATILLPAYRGAVKRLDGVHEVARLEDLPGGDARLLAGVCPSSELPFLLLENDALYDRAGLYVDEDGQEHPDNGLRYAALSHAAMRIARGVPGLPRPDVVHAHDWHAALTPMLMRQAGITDVKSVLTIHNMAFQGQFPLEDAAAFGIAPAFRGEHASVAWNKLNFMKAGIAHADRVTTVSHTYSREILTPAFGCGLDGLLRERAADLIAIPNGIDTALWDPARDPHLGPLRYTASDLANKRLCKTVLQREFGLAADAQATLVVMGSRLTDQKMADVAAEALPRALDTYPEMQVAILGQGDRRLEAALKALADRYPQRCATRIGYNEAGAHRLHAGGDILLHGSRFEPFGLTPLYAMRYGTLPIGSRVGGMADTIEDPGTHAPLTAMAFANGLLFDGDHPDAMADALSRAMHLRRHPTLWRAMQRNAMNTDFSWQRAVGAYEALLQALTGRADAKDNTAQPAPVQAEGAQAAQAGQRADTRQRRSRQARGSLPMPI from the coding sequence ATGGCGACGACAATACTCATAGTGGCTGCCGAAGCATTCCCCCTGGCCAAGACCGGGGGCTTGGGCGACGCCATCACCGGCATGACGCGGGCGATGGTCCAGCGGGGCGTGCCCGCCACCATCCTGCTGCCCGCCTACCGAGGCGCGGTCAAGCGCCTGGACGGCGTGCACGAAGTGGCGCGGCTGGAAGACCTGCCGGGCGGCGACGCGCGCCTGCTGGCCGGCGTATGCCCTTCGTCGGAACTGCCCTTTCTGCTGCTGGAAAACGATGCGCTCTATGACCGCGCCGGGCTGTATGTGGACGAGGATGGCCAGGAACACCCTGACAATGGCCTGCGCTACGCCGCCCTGTCGCACGCCGCCATGCGGATTGCACGCGGCGTGCCGGGGCTGCCACGCCCCGATGTGGTGCACGCGCACGACTGGCACGCGGCGCTGACCCCCATGTTGATGCGCCAAGCCGGCATCACTGACGTGAAATCGGTGCTGACCATACACAACATGGCGTTTCAAGGCCAATTCCCGTTAGAGGATGCCGCTGCCTTCGGCATTGCCCCCGCCTTCCGGGGCGAGCACGCCAGCGTGGCCTGGAACAAGCTCAATTTCATGAAGGCCGGCATTGCCCACGCCGACCGCGTCACCACCGTCAGCCACACCTATTCGCGCGAAATCCTGACGCCGGCCTTCGGCTGCGGGCTGGATGGCTTGCTGCGCGAGCGCGCAGCCGATCTCATCGCCATTCCCAACGGCATCGACACGGCGCTGTGGGACCCCGCGCGCGACCCGCACCTGGGGCCCTTGCGCTACACCGCCTCTGATCTGGCCAACAAGCGCCTGTGCAAGACCGTGCTGCAACGTGAATTCGGCCTGGCGGCCGACGCGCAAGCCACGCTGGTGGTGATGGGCAGCCGGCTGACCGACCAGAAGATGGCCGACGTGGCCGCCGAGGCCCTGCCGCGCGCCCTGGACACCTACCCGGAAATGCAGGTGGCTATCCTGGGCCAGGGCGACCGCCGCCTGGAAGCCGCGTTGAAGGCGCTGGCCGACCGCTACCCCCAGCGCTGCGCCACCCGCATTGGCTACAACGAGGCGGGCGCGCATCGCCTGCACGCTGGCGGCGACATCCTGCTGCACGGCAGCCGCTTCGAACCCTTTGGCCTGACGCCGCTGTACGCCATGCGCTACGGCACCCTGCCGATCGGGTCGCGCGTGGGCGGCATGGCCGACACCATCGAAGACCCGGGTACCCACGCGCCCTTGACGGCAATGGCGTTTGCCAACGGCCTGCTGTTTGACGGCGACCACCCCGACGCCATGGCCGATGCGCTGTCGCGCGCCATGCATCTGCGTCGGCATCCGACGCTGTGGCGCGCCATGCAGCGCAACGCCATGAACACCGACTTCAGCTGGCAGCGCGCCGTGGGCGCATACGAAGCACTGCTGCAAGCGCTGACCGGCCGCGCCGACGCCAAGGACAACACGGCGCAACCCGCCCCGGTTCAGGCAGAGGGCGCTCAGGCCGCACAAGCGGGCCAACGGGCCGACACGCGCCAGCGGCGGTCGCGGCAGGCGCGCGGTTCCCTGCCCATGCCCATCTAA
- a CDS encoding thiamine pyrophosphate-requiring protein, whose amino-acid sequence MKTVSDFVLARLGEWGVQRVFGYPGDGINGLIGAFGKNQELEFVQARHEEGAAFMACAHAKFTGQVGVCMATSGPGAIHLLNGLYDAKMDHQPVVAIVGQQARSALGGDYQQEVDLVSLFKDVAHDFVHMVTSPLQARHMVDRAMRIAMERRGVTCLIFPNDVQDLEAVEAPPREHGTVHTGIGLTSHAAVPPEAALDNAAAILNQGERVAMLVGAGALEAGDEVRAVAERLGAGVAKALLGKAVVPDALPYVTGAIGLLGTQPSWEMMNECDTLLMVGTSFPYAEFLPKEGQARAVQIDVDGRKLSLRYPVEVGLVGDARLTLQALLPKLETKASDRWLKGIEKRVSRWRETVEARAMVKAKGVNPQRPFLELSSRLPEHCILTCDSGSAASWYARDVQLRQGMMGSVSGGLASMGCGVPYALAAKLAHPGRPVVALVGDGAMQMLGINELITIAHRWKDWADPTLVVLVLNNGDLNMVTWEQRVMGGDPRFADSQWLPPFSYADYGRMLGLEGIRVTEPDEVGPAWDRALNAGRPTVLEVVTDPEVPPMPPHIPAKQVAAYMAALRKEDLATGAAALRATIKQWWAS is encoded by the coding sequence TTGAAAACCGTTTCCGATTTTGTGCTCGCCCGCTTGGGCGAATGGGGCGTGCAGCGCGTCTTCGGCTATCCCGGCGACGGCATCAACGGGCTGATCGGCGCGTTTGGCAAAAACCAGGAACTGGAATTCGTGCAGGCCCGCCACGAAGAGGGCGCGGCCTTCATGGCCTGCGCCCATGCCAAATTCACGGGCCAGGTCGGCGTGTGCATGGCCACGTCGGGGCCGGGCGCCATCCATCTGTTGAACGGGCTGTACGACGCGAAGATGGACCACCAGCCGGTCGTGGCCATCGTCGGCCAGCAGGCGCGCAGCGCGCTGGGTGGCGATTACCAGCAGGAGGTGGACCTGGTCAGCCTGTTCAAGGACGTGGCGCATGACTTCGTGCACATGGTGACCTCGCCCTTGCAGGCGCGCCACATGGTGGACCGCGCCATGCGCATCGCCATGGAACGGCGCGGTGTCACCTGCCTGATCTTTCCCAACGATGTGCAAGACCTGGAAGCCGTCGAGGCGCCGCCGCGCGAGCATGGCACGGTGCATACCGGTATCGGCCTGACCTCCCACGCCGCGGTGCCGCCGGAAGCCGCGCTGGATAACGCCGCCGCCATCCTGAACCAGGGTGAGCGCGTGGCGATGCTGGTGGGCGCGGGCGCGCTGGAAGCGGGCGACGAGGTGCGCGCCGTGGCCGAGCGCTTGGGCGCGGGCGTGGCCAAGGCCTTGCTGGGCAAGGCCGTGGTGCCGGACGCGCTGCCCTACGTGACGGGCGCCATCGGCTTGCTGGGCACGCAACCCAGTTGGGAAATGATGAACGAGTGCGACACGCTGCTGATGGTGGGCACGTCGTTTCCGTACGCCGAGTTCCTGCCCAAGGAAGGGCAGGCGCGCGCGGTGCAGATTGATGTGGACGGCCGCAAGCTCAGCCTGCGCTATCCGGTGGAAGTGGGGCTGGTGGGCGACGCCCGCCTGACCTTGCAGGCCTTGTTGCCCAAACTGGAAACCAAAGCGTCCGACCGCTGGTTGAAGGGCATTGAAAAGCGGGTGTCGCGATGGCGCGAAACCGTGGAAGCCCGCGCCATGGTCAAGGCCAAGGGCGTCAACCCCCAACGCCCATTCCTGGAACTGTCCAGCCGCTTGCCGGAACACTGCATCCTGACTTGCGATTCCGGGTCCGCCGCCAGTTGGTACGCGCGTGACGTGCAGTTGCGCCAGGGCATGATGGGGTCGGTCTCGGGCGGCCTGGCCAGCATGGGCTGCGGCGTGCCCTATGCCCTGGCGGCCAAGCTGGCCCACCCCGGGCGACCGGTTGTGGCGCTGGTGGGCGACGGCGCGATGCAGATGCTGGGCATCAATGAACTGATCACCATTGCGCACCGGTGGAAAGACTGGGCCGACCCGACGCTGGTGGTGCTGGTGCTGAACAACGGCGACCTGAACATGGTCACGTGGGAGCAACGCGTGATGGGGGGCGACCCGCGCTTTGCGGATTCGCAATGGTTGCCGCCATTCTCGTACGCGGACTACGGGCGCATGCTGGGCCTGGAAGGCATCCGCGTGACCGAACCCGACGAGGTCGGGCCCGCCTGGGACCGCGCGCTGAACGCGGGCCGACCCACGGTGCTGGAAGTGGTGACCGACCCCGAAGTGCCGCCGATGCCGCCGCACATCCCGGCCAAGCAGGTGGCGGCCTACATGGCGGCCTTGCGCAAGGAAGATCTGGCCACCGGGGCAGCGGCGTTGCGCGCCACGATCAAGCAATGGTGGGCTAGCTGA
- a CDS encoding PRC-barrel domain-containing protein, which produces MQTQTNIVGGPKSSPGGPGPEVMAADTLQGNDVYNSAGEELGSIKDIMIDVPRGRVAYAVLSRGGVLGIGDKLFAIPWAALTLDTDRKCFVLDVDEETLKNAPGFDKDNWPSMADETWARNLHTYYKQDIYW; this is translated from the coding sequence ATGCAAACCCAAACCAACATCGTGGGCGGTCCCAAGAGCAGCCCCGGCGGCCCCGGCCCGGAAGTCATGGCGGCGGACACGTTGCAAGGCAACGACGTCTACAACTCGGCGGGCGAAGAGCTGGGGTCCATCAAGGACATCATGATCGACGTGCCCCGGGGCCGCGTGGCCTATGCGGTGCTGTCTCGCGGCGGCGTATTGGGCATCGGCGACAAGCTCTTCGCGATTCCGTGGGCGGCGCTCACGCTGGACACTGATCGCAAGTGCTTCGTGCTGGACGTGGACGAAGAAACGCTGAAGAACGCGCCGGGCTTTGACAAGGACAACTGGCCCAGCATGGCCGACGAGACCTGGGCGCGTAACCTGCACACGTACTACAAGCAGGACATCTATTGGTAA
- a CDS encoding alpha/beta hydrolase family protein — protein sequence MAAHSDPIALSVDGQVLDGTFLTPENKVPGVLFIHGWGGSQEFDLSRAKGIAALGCVCLTFDLRGHAATREQQLQVTREDNLRDVMAAYDLLATHPSLDSGSVAVVGSSYGGYLAALLSGLRRVRWLALHVPALYRDEEWLLPKNQLNRETLRAYRNTYVAPETNRALKACAEFSGDVLIVEAEHDTFIPHSTIMSYRSAFRRSHSMTHRIIDGADHALTEKSAQRAYTSVLVNWVTEMVTGARMGDPRPVP from the coding sequence ATGGCCGCGCACAGTGATCCCATCGCGCTGTCGGTGGACGGCCAGGTGCTGGACGGCACTTTCCTGACGCCCGAGAACAAGGTGCCGGGTGTGCTGTTCATCCATGGCTGGGGCGGTAGCCAGGAATTCGACCTGTCGCGCGCCAAGGGCATTGCGGCATTGGGCTGTGTCTGCCTGACTTTCGACCTGCGCGGCCATGCGGCCACGCGCGAGCAGCAATTACAAGTGACGCGCGAAGATAACCTGCGCGACGTCATGGCGGCCTACGACCTGCTGGCCACCCACCCGTCGCTGGATTCCGGATCGGTCGCGGTGGTGGGCAGCAGCTATGGCGGCTACCTGGCCGCCCTGCTTAGCGGCCTGCGCCGCGTGCGCTGGCTGGCGCTGCATGTGCCCGCCCTGTACCGCGACGAAGAATGGCTGCTGCCGAAAAACCAGTTGAACCGGGAAACGCTGCGCGCCTATCGCAACACCTATGTGGCGCCGGAAACCAACCGCGCGCTGAAGGCCTGCGCGGAATTCAGCGGGGATGTGTTGATCGTGGAAGCCGAGCACGACACCTTCATCCCGCATTCCACCATCATGAGCTACCGCTCGGCGTTCCGCCGTTCGCATTCCATGACCCACCGCATCATCGACGGCGCCGACCACGCGCTGACGGAAAAATCCGCGCAGCGTGCCTATACCTCGGTGTTGGTGAATTGGGTGACTGAAATGGTGACCGGCGCGCGGATGGGGGACCCGCGGCCGGTGCCTTGA
- a CDS encoding lysylphosphatidylglycerol synthase domain-containing protein, translating to MRVYRTTFMRSLRHRWPRIKKVLPWVVLAVVAVLLFYFGRSVDWPKVWQAMRSIPGESILMASGLVVLGYLSYGALDLLGRRYTGHKLGWPSVMGIAMLSYALNLSLGVLVGGLGARLRLYARLGCRKSVATRVAVFSAASNWIGYAWVAGVVFVSGALKVPQGWDVGNGVLRLIGAGLLAVGIAYVWMCARANRRSATLMGQRVTLPRARMALLQVLFAGLSWMFMGAVAYVLLQGKASYPLVMGILLCASFAAVLTRVPGGLGTTEAIFVAVLAPRMPYSEALGAALAYRACYALAPMCLALAAFPLFEARAAWRKRHAPAQQEHNLLHPPS from the coding sequence ATGAGGGTTTACCGAACGACGTTCATGCGCTCCTTGCGCCACCGCTGGCCGCGTATCAAGAAGGTGCTGCCCTGGGTGGTGCTGGCGGTCGTGGCCGTGCTGCTGTTCTATTTCGGCCGCTCGGTGGATTGGCCGAAAGTCTGGCAGGCCATGCGCAGCATTCCCGGCGAGTCCATCCTGATGGCGAGCGGCCTAGTGGTGCTGGGCTATCTGAGCTATGGCGCGCTGGACCTGCTGGGCCGCCGCTACACCGGGCACAAGCTGGGCTGGCCCAGTGTGATGGGCATCGCGATGCTGAGCTACGCGCTGAACCTCAGCCTGGGCGTGCTGGTGGGCGGCCTGGGCGCGCGCTTGCGCCTGTACGCCAGGCTGGGCTGCCGTAAATCGGTGGCGACACGCGTGGCCGTCTTTTCGGCCGCGTCGAACTGGATCGGCTATGCCTGGGTGGCGGGCGTGGTGTTCGTCAGTGGCGCATTGAAGGTGCCACAAGGCTGGGACGTGGGCAACGGTGTGCTGCGCCTGATTGGCGCCGGTTTGCTGGCGGTGGGCATCGCCTACGTGTGGATGTGCGCCCGCGCGAACCGCCGCTCGGCCACCTTGATGGGCCAGCGCGTCACCTTGCCGCGCGCACGCATGGCGCTGCTGCAAGTTCTGTTCGCCGGACTGTCATGGATGTTCATGGGCGCGGTGGCCTACGTGCTGCTACAGGGCAAGGCGTCGTATCCCCTGGTGATGGGCATTTTGCTGTGCGCGAGTTTCGCGGCCGTGTTGACGCGCGTGCCGGGGGGGCTGGGCACCACCGAGGCCATCTTCGTGGCCGTGCTGGCCCCGCGCATGCCGTATTCCGAAGCGCTGGGCGCCGCCCTGGCCTATCGCGCCTGCTACGCCTTGGCCCCCATGTGCCTGGCCTTGGCCGCCTTTCCGCTGTTCGAAGCCCGCGCCGCGTGGCGCAAGCGCCACGCGCCGGCCCAACAGGAACACAACTTGCTTCACCCGCCCTCATGA
- the clsB gene encoding cardiolipin synthase ClsB, producing MTPVDLGWRTGNRYTLLENGEAYFPAVNEAIDSAKHEVLLETFILFDDKVGQALQKTLIAAARRGVSVDVLVDGYGSDQLSQEFIGALTESGVRFHIFDPRPRLLGVRTNVFRRMHRKIVAVDGVCALIGGINFSADHLADFGPEAKQDYAVRVDGPLAADLADYARSALGVAKPRRRWRRPAAASVPEGDGGGRLVVRDNDGNTTDIERYYRAGLRAARHDVLIANAYFFPGYHLLRDLTKAARRGVRVRLLLQGEPDMLVARLAATMLYDYLKNAGVEIYEYCKRPLHGKVACVDDDWCTVGSSNLDPLSLALNLEANVVVRDRSLNQALRQSLDRLIEQDCKTVPFSPKSTRALRRFWVGVVVFHFLRRFPAWAGALPAHKPRLQTIKPPEPGESEAA from the coding sequence ATGACGCCGGTTGACTTGGGATGGCGGACGGGCAACCGCTACACGCTGCTGGAAAACGGCGAAGCCTATTTCCCCGCCGTGAACGAAGCCATTGATTCGGCCAAGCACGAAGTGCTGCTTGAAACCTTCATCCTGTTCGACGACAAGGTCGGGCAGGCCTTGCAGAAAACCCTGATTGCCGCCGCCCGCCGCGGCGTCAGCGTGGACGTGCTGGTGGACGGCTACGGTTCGGACCAGCTCAGCCAGGAATTCATTGGCGCCCTGACCGAAAGCGGCGTGCGCTTTCATATCTTCGACCCCCGCCCGCGCCTGCTGGGCGTGCGCACCAATGTGTTCCGCCGCATGCACCGCAAGATCGTGGCGGTGGACGGTGTGTGCGCGCTGATCGGCGGCATCAATTTTTCGGCGGATCATCTGGCCGACTTCGGCCCCGAGGCCAAGCAGGACTATGCGGTGCGGGTGGACGGCCCCTTGGCGGCCGACCTGGCCGACTATGCCCGGTCTGCCCTGGGCGTTGCGAAGCCCCGACGCCGATGGCGGCGCCCCGCCGCCGCTTCCGTGCCCGAGGGCGATGGCGGCGGGCGCCTGGTGGTGCGCGACAACGATGGCAACACCACCGACATCGAACGCTACTACCGCGCCGGCCTGCGCGCCGCCCGCCACGACGTGCTGATTGCCAATGCCTATTTCTTCCCTGGCTATCACCTGCTGCGCGACCTGACCAAGGCCGCGCGCCGGGGCGTGCGCGTGCGCCTGCTGCTGCAAGGCGAACCCGACATGCTGGTGGCGCGCCTGGCCGCCACCATGCTGTATGACTATCTGAAGAATGCGGGCGTCGAAATCTACGAATACTGCAAGCGGCCGCTGCACGGCAAGGTGGCTTGCGTGGATGACGACTGGTGCACCGTGGGTTCCAGCAACCTGGACCCCTTGAGCCTGGCCCTGAACCTGGAAGCCAACGTGGTGGTGCGCGACCGTTCGCTGAATCAGGCCCTGCGACAAAGCCTGGATCGCCTGATCGAGCAGGACTGCAAGACCGTGCCGTTCAGCCCCAAGTCCACACGCGCGCTGCGGCGCTTCTGGGTGGGCGTGGTGGTGTTTCACTTTCTGCGGCGCTTTCCGGCCTGGGCAGGCGCCCTGCCGGCGCACAAGCCGCGTCTGCAAACCATCAAGCCGCCTGAACCCGGCGAAAGCGAGGCCGCATGA
- a CDS encoding endonuclease/exonuclease/phosphatase family protein produces the protein MPVPTDESHRRLTVLTVNTHKGFTSFNRRFMLHDLREALRTAAPDVVFLQEVLGEHQAHAERHEAWPALSQYEFLADTLWTDYAYGRNAVYPAGHHGNAILSRYPIERYENHDVSVDGHEGRGLLHCVLRVPGDAPVHAICVHLGLLERHRGEQLGRLCELVAREVPDDEPLLIAGDFNDWRLNANRLMAGCGAQEVFTTRLGRPARTFPARWPLLRLDRIYVRNVRDWRPMPQASRVWSRLSDHVPLAAEIAL, from the coding sequence ATGCCCGTCCCGACCGACGAATCCCACCGGCGCTTGACGGTATTGACCGTCAATACCCACAAGGGATTCACCAGCTTCAATCGGCGCTTCATGCTGCACGACCTGCGCGAGGCGCTGCGCACGGCGGCGCCCGACGTGGTGTTCCTGCAAGAGGTGCTGGGCGAGCACCAGGCCCATGCCGAACGTCACGAGGCCTGGCCGGCGCTGTCGCAATACGAGTTCCTGGCCGACACGCTATGGACGGATTACGCCTATGGGCGCAACGCGGTCTACCCGGCGGGGCACCATGGCAACGCCATCCTGTCGCGCTACCCCATCGAACGCTACGAAAACCACGACGTCAGCGTGGACGGGCACGAAGGCCGTGGCTTGCTGCATTGCGTGCTGCGCGTGCCGGGCGACGCCCCCGTGCATGCCATCTGCGTGCATCTGGGCTTGCTGGAACGCCATCGCGGCGAGCAGCTTGGCCGCCTGTGCGAATTGGTCGCCCGCGAGGTGCCCGACGATGAACCCCTGTTGATTGCGGGCGACTTCAACGACTGGCGCCTGAACGCCAACCGCCTGATGGCCGGCTGCGGCGCGCAGGAGGTATTCACGACGCGCCTGGGCCGCCCTGCCCGCACCTTTCCGGCGCGCTGGCCGCTGCTGCGGCTGGATCGCATCTATGTGCGCAACGTGCGTGACTGGCGCCCCATGCCGCAGGCCTCGCGCGTGTGGTCGCGCCTGTCGGACCACGTACCCCTTGCCGCGGAGATTGCGCTATGA
- a CDS encoding ribonuclease activity regulator RraA, which translates to MTIAPQPLDSSVVQALSRITTATLTTVLLKKGLRNVWVRGARPLAPGAKRIVGRAFTLRFVPAREDLATPASWASPISTRAAIEAMPEGCIAVVDAMGVTDAGIFGDILCARMQKRGVAALVTDGVVRDLEGVEGTGLPVWCAGAAAPPSVAGLTFVGWQEPVGCGGVAVFPNDVMVLDRDGAVLIPAALLDEVVAIAIEQERLEGWIMQQVEAGEKLPGLYPPNEETQAKYQAWRNQQP; encoded by the coding sequence ATGACGATTGCCCCTCAGCCATTGGACAGTAGCGTGGTCCAGGCCCTGTCTCGCATCACCACGGCCACGCTGACGACCGTGTTGTTGAAGAAAGGGCTGCGCAACGTCTGGGTGCGCGGCGCGCGGCCGCTGGCGCCGGGCGCCAAGCGGATTGTCGGGCGCGCGTTCACGCTGCGCTTCGTGCCTGCCCGCGAAGACCTGGCCACGCCCGCGTCATGGGCATCGCCGATTTCCACGCGCGCCGCCATCGAAGCCATGCCAGAAGGCTGCATCGCCGTGGTGGACGCCATGGGCGTGACCGACGCCGGCATCTTCGGCGACATTCTTTGCGCCCGCATGCAAAAGCGCGGCGTGGCCGCGCTGGTGACCGATGGCGTGGTGCGTGACCTGGAAGGCGTTGAAGGCACGGGCCTGCCCGTGTGGTGCGCGGGCGCGGCGGCCCCCCCATCGGTGGCGGGGCTGACCTTCGTGGGTTGGCAAGAACCCGTGGGCTGCGGCGGCGTGGCGGTATTTCCGAACGACGTCATGGTGTTGGACCGCGACGGCGCCGTCCTCATTCCCGCCGCACTGCTGGACGAGGTGGTCGCCATCGCCATCGAACAGGAACGCCTGGAAGGCTGGATCATGCAGCAAGTAGAGGCCGGCGAAAAACTCCCCGGCCTCTACCCGCCCAACGAAGAAACCCAAGCCAAATACCAGGCCTGGCGAAACCAGCAACCGTAA
- a CDS encoding DUF2946 family protein yields the protein MRTGLFRRLPRFASAADFGRLLLLLLLVARAWVPTGYMPDADALRQGRLALGFCTAGGNVMAALQSLPAPADDHPTMHGDHGLHGGEGYSGNNSHHGHHGAGHDDERGAGQECPFGLSAHQILNLPPLATVAPVLLRWLAQRPLKRDGARPPMPAAGPPLGQRAPPSIRG from the coding sequence ATGCGTACCGGACTGTTCCGTCGCCTTCCTCGCTTTGCCTCGGCCGCCGATTTCGGACGGCTGTTGCTGCTGCTGTTGCTGGTGGCGCGGGCCTGGGTGCCGACCGGCTACATGCCCGATGCCGACGCGCTGCGGCAAGGCCGGCTGGCGCTGGGCTTCTGTACGGCGGGCGGCAACGTCATGGCGGCGCTGCAATCGCTGCCCGCGCCCGCTGACGATCATCCAACGATGCACGGCGATCACGGGCTGCACGGCGGTGAGGGCTACTCCGGCAACAATAGCCATCACGGCCATCACGGCGCCGGGCATGATGACGAACGCGGCGCGGGGCAGGAATGCCCGTTTGGCCTGAGCGCCCATCAAATCCTGAACCTGCCCCCCTTGGCGACCGTGGCGCCGGTGCTGTTGCGCTGGTTGGCGCAGCGCCCGCTGAAGCGGGACGGCGCGCGCCCACCCATGCCGGCCGCTGGCCCGCCACTGGGGCAACGGGCGCCACCCTCGATACGCGGATAA
- a CDS encoding PepSY-associated TM helix domain-containing protein: MSTQTLDTPAAPARARAVGHSALLALITRLHFYIGLFVGPFILVAAVTGTLFVLTPQIENLLYADQLHTSSTGPAQPLASQVRAAQERIGVGPRLFAVRPAPAPGDTTRVMFTQPGMGDSESRALFVDPVTLDIKGDMMVYGTSGTLPFRTTLDYLHRNLMLGALGRNYSELAASWMWLATLGGLVLWWAGRRRQANANQAMAQAAAQARSPRLRARSWHTVLGLWLALGLLFLSATGLTWSNWAGGRVDQLRAQLGWITPAITLKLPGAAADAAAVDAAAAGAAAAGAAAAGGEHAHHHGGMQMGGGMASPMASSQDPARDFDRILQTARQGGIDSKQLEIRPPRSADQAWMVREVARSWPTQVDTIAIDPATYAITSRADFDTFPLIAKLIRWGVDMHMGILFGWPNQLLMGAIGLALSAMIVLGYRMWWLRRPAAGAGAQTLTQAWAALGWPARIAALAVAAALGWCLPVMGASLLAFLVVDVLRSWRLQLPTRRA; the protein is encoded by the coding sequence ATGTCCACACAAACCCTGGATACCCCCGCCGCGCCCGCACGCGCGCGCGCCGTGGGCCACAGCGCCTTGTTGGCGCTGATCACGCGCCTGCATTTCTACATCGGGCTGTTCGTCGGCCCCTTCATCCTGGTGGCCGCGGTCACCGGCACCCTGTTCGTGCTGACCCCGCAGATCGAAAACCTGCTCTATGCCGACCAATTGCACACCTCGTCCACCGGGCCGGCGCAGCCCCTGGCCAGCCAGGTCCGGGCGGCACAGGAGCGCATCGGCGTAGGCCCGCGCCTGTTTGCCGTGCGGCCCGCGCCCGCGCCGGGCGACACCACCCGCGTGATGTTCACGCAGCCCGGCATGGGCGATTCGGAAAGCCGCGCGCTGTTCGTTGACCCCGTCACGCTGGACATCAAGGGCGACATGATGGTCTACGGCACCAGCGGCACGCTGCCGTTTCGCACTACGCTGGACTATCTGCACCGCAACCTGATGCTGGGCGCGCTGGGCCGCAACTACAGCGAACTGGCCGCGTCCTGGATGTGGCTGGCCACGCTGGGCGGGCTGGTGCTGTGGTGGGCCGGGCGACGCCGCCAGGCAAACGCAAATCAGGCAATGGCGCAAGCCGCGGCCCAAGCCCGCAGCCCCCGGTTGCGGGCGCGCAGCTGGCACACCGTGTTGGGTCTGTGGCTGGCGCTGGGGCTGTTGTTCCTGTCCGCCACGGGTTTGACGTGGTCGAATTGGGCGGGCGGCCGCGTGGACCAACTGCGCGCGCAACTGGGCTGGATCACCCCGGCGATTACGCTGAAGCTGCCTGGCGCGGCGGCCGATGCCGCGGCGGTCGATGCCGCGGCGGCCGGTGCCGCGGCGGCCGGTGCCGCGGCGGCCGGCGGTGAACACGCGCACCATCACGGCGGCATGCAGATGGGGGGCGGGATGGCAAGCCCCATGGCAAGCTCGCAAGACCCTGCCCGCGATTTCGACCGCATCCTGCAAACCGCGCGCCAGGGCGGCATCGACAGCAAGCAGTTGGAGATCCGTCCGCCGCGTAGCGCCGACCAAGCCTGGATGGTGCGCGAGGTAGCTCGTTCCTGGCCCACCCAGGTTGACACCATCGCCATCGACCCGGCCACCTACGCCATTACCAGCCGCGCCGACTTCGATACCTTCCCGCTGATTGCCAAGCTGATCCGCTGGGGCGTGGACATGCACATGGGCATCCTGTTCGGCTGGCCCAACCAGTTGCTGATGGGCGCGATCGGCTTGGCGCTGTCGGCCATGATCGTGCTGGGTTATCGCATGTGGTGGTTGCGGCGTCCGGCAGCGGGAGCGGGCGCCCAAACCCTGACCCAAGCCTGGGCCGCCTTGGGCTGGCCGGCGCGTATCGCGGCCTTGGCCGTGGCGGCGGCGCTGGGTTGGTGCCTGCCGGTCATGGGGGCGAGCCTGCTGGCCTTCCTGGTGGTGGACGTGCTGCGTTCGTGGCGCCTTCAGTTGCCCACGCGGCGCGCGTAG